The Flavobacteriaceae bacterium 3519-10 genome includes a window with the following:
- a CDS encoding SAM-dependent methyltransferase, translating into MMKITDHFLSKETFELVETEVPGVLKTSPIPSDLGRYYESKDYISHHQDSGSLKEKIYKKLQKVNLNFKRNILAKELPKDANVLDYGCGAGEFLKYIETDFTTFGYEPSATARQLSIQKFTKTKVINDLSVIADQSLDAITLWHVLEHIDNQDDILNLFHNKLKPNGLLIIAVPNHTSYDAKRYKEFWAAYDVPRHIYHFSKNGMGILMNNEKWNLKYTRPLLLDSFYISMLSEKYKKSPIFWLKGFIFGAISNFKAVKTGEFSSLIYVIGKE; encoded by the coding sequence TTGATGAAGATCACCGACCATTTTCTTTCCAAAGAAACTTTTGAACTTGTTGAAACCGAAGTACCCGGCGTCCTGAAGACCTCCCCTATTCCATCCGACTTAGGTCGCTATTATGAAAGCAAAGATTATATATCACACCATCAGGATTCGGGAAGTTTAAAAGAGAAAATTTACAAAAAACTCCAGAAGGTAAATCTCAACTTCAAAAGAAATATACTCGCAAAAGAATTGCCTAAAGACGCAAATGTATTAGACTACGGCTGCGGCGCCGGTGAATTTTTAAAATATATCGAAACCGATTTTACTACATTTGGTTACGAGCCCAGTGCTACCGCTCGTCAACTTTCAATTCAAAAGTTCACAAAAACCAAGGTTATAAACGACCTAAGCGTAATAGCCGATCAAAGTCTGGACGCAATAACATTATGGCATGTCCTCGAACATATTGATAATCAGGATGATATATTAAATTTATTTCATAATAAACTGAAGCCCAACGGATTACTGATTATCGCTGTACCAAACCATACCTCTTACGACGCAAAACGATACAAGGAATTTTGGGCAGCTTATGACGTTCCCCGACATATTTACCACTTCTCTAAAAATGGAATGGGAATTTTAATGAACAACGAAAAATGGAATTTGAAATATACCAGACCGTTACTCCTGGATTCGTTCTATATTTCGATGTTGAGCGAAAAATATAAAAAATCACCAATTTTCTGGTTGAAAGGTTTCATCTTCGGAGCTATTTCTAATTTTAAAGCGGTTAAAACCGGCGAATTCTCAAGTCTGATATACGTAATCGGAAAAGAATAG